Proteins from one Setaria italica strain Yugu1 chromosome V, Setaria_italica_v2.0, whole genome shotgun sequence genomic window:
- the LOC101772969 gene encoding protein DYAD, protein MQMDAETVQAAPALAARLQNSPKPQVSKYYFKKKTSSHSSRNGKDDANHDSRIQSRSPPSRQSLTFYDTPTYHTGAFYEIDHEKLPPKSPIHLKSIRVVKVSECTHLDVTVKFPSLQALRSFFSSYPASGTGPELDECFIMSNNHATRILRHRVADEELEGTVHKDSFWLIKPHLYDFATSQQAPPAPPAAKVALVADSCLLTTLKCDGAGWGMRRRVRYIGRHRDEAPKEAGVNGYDTEVSIREEQQHPAMQEVTRSERNCKRKREAEGSSKDRHRDEGKTNRKVQGSSKKSSKKAKKRTVESNDGDPRHGKDRWSAERYAAAEKSLLDIMRSNGARSGAPVMRQVLREEARKHIGDTGLLDHLLKHMAGRVPEGSAHRFRRRHNADGVMEYWLEPAELAEVRRQAGVSDPYWVPPPGWKPGDDVSLVAGDLLVKRQVEELTEEVNGVKRQMEQLVGKDENFDAERAYSSLKEKYQSVMRDNEKLEKQVFSLKDMCENVVQMNGELKKEVLSFKDKYEHVAYKNDKLEEQVTYLSSSFLSFKDQLVLALKTGTSRQLGLAPSDGNQESAPLTEVYLASGDQMTPRADSTVIQGVPDSLARKSSFRVCKPQGTFLWPSMASGTTISGGASSSCPATATPGPGIPRSTSCTTSAGLGLQRSSRAPAVEVAVSAVSAVSGLDEHLMLGALSSTPPSASSTYTTATAAKLQLSLSSPRSPLQPQKLFGTSAAAAGFSPQKLLHFSGLTRLHVDTSSSSGACRASPPEGRRALFSADAGRISMVATELALATPSY, encoded by the exons ATGCAGATGGACGCGGAGACGGTGCAGGCGGCTCCTGCGCTCGCGGCCCGTCTGCAGAACTCGCCG AAGCCACAGGTCAGCAAGTACTACTTCAAGAAGAAGACCAGTAGCCACAGCAGCAGAAACGGCAAGGATGATGCCAACCACGACTCCAGGATCCAATCCAGGTCGCCCCCGAGCAGACAGAGCCTGACCTTCTACGACACCCCCACCTACCACACTG GAGCCTTCTACGAGATTGACCACGAGAAGTTGCCCCCCAAATCTCCAATCCATCTGAAATCCATACGTGTGGTAAAG GTGAGCGAGTGCACACACCTGGACGTCACGGTGAAATTCCCATCCCTCCAGGCGCTGCgcagcttcttctcctcctacCCAGCGTCCGGAACCGGACCAGAGCTCGACGAGTGCTTCATCATGAGCAACAACCATGCCACGCGCATCTTGCGCCACCGGGTAGCCGATGAGGAGCTTGAGGGCACGGTGCACAAGGACAGCTTCTGGCTCATCAAGCCCCACCTCTACGACTTCGCCACGTCCCAGCAGGCACCACCTGCTCCACCGGCGGCTAAGGTGGCGCTGGTAGCCGACTCCTGCCTGCTCACCACCTTGAAGTGTGATGGCGCTGGGTGGGGCATGAGGCGCCGTGTCAGGTACATTGGCCGGCATCGAGATGAAGCTCCCAAGGAGGCTGGAGTCAATGGTTATGACACAGAGGTCAGCATCAGAGAAGAGCAGCAGCATCCAGCCATGCAGGAAGTTACGAGGAGCGAAAGAAACTGTAAGAGGAAGCGGGAGGCagaaggaagcagcaaggaCAGGCACAGAGATGAGGGCAAGACGAATCGCAAGGTTCAGGGCAGCAGCAAAAAGAGTTCGAAGAAGGCAAAGAAGCGCACAGTGGAGTCCAACGATGGTGACCCTCGGCACGGTAAGGACCGGTGGTCAGCCGAGCGCTACGCCGCAGCAGAGAAGAGCCTGCTCGATATCATGCGCTCCAACGGTGCTCGTTCTGGCGCGCCGGTGATGCGGCAGGTGCTGCGGGAGGAAGCCCGTAAGCACATCGGCGACACCGGCCTCCTTGACCACCTGCTCAAGCACATGGCCGGCCGGGTGCCAGAAGGCAGTGCTCACCGATTCCGTCGCCGGCACAATGCAGATGGTGTGATGGAGTACTGGCTGGAGCCGGCCGAGCTTGCTGAGGTGCGGCGACAGGCTGGTGTGTCTGATCCATACTGGGTGCCACCACCGGGATGGAAGCCAGGTGACGACGTCTCCCTCGTTGCCGGTGACCTACTAGTCAAGAGGCAGGTTGAGGAGCTTACCGAGGAGGTCAATGGTGTAAAAAG GCAAATGGAGCAGCTAGTGGGCAAGGATGAGAACTTTGATGCAGAAAGAGCTTACAGTTCATTGAAG GAGAAGTACCAGAGTGTTATGAGGGATAATGAAAAGCTTGAGAAGCAGGTGTTCTCTTTGAAG GATATGTGCGAGAATGTGGTTCAGATGAATGGTGAGCTGAAGAAGGAGGTGTTATCCTTCAAG GATAAATATGAGCATGTAGCTTACAAGAATGATAAGTTAGAGGAGCAGGTTACCTATCTTTCCagctccttcctttctttcaaG GATCAGTTGGTGCTGGCGCTAAAGACAGGAACATCTCGTCAGCTGGGATTGGCTCCCAGTGATGGCAATCAAGAATCTGCTCCCCTCACAGAAGTGTACCTTGCTTCTGGTGACCAGATGACCCCGCGGGCCGACAGCACCGTCATCCAAGGTGTCCCGGACAGCCTGGCAAGGAAGAGCAGCTTCCGTGTCTGCAAGCCACAGGGAACGTTCCTGTGGCCCAGCATGGCGTCCGGCACGACCATCAGCGGGGgagccagcagcagctgcccggccacggccacgccAGGCCCAGGGATCCCTCGCAGCACCAGCTGCACCACTAGCGCCGGGCTGGGGCTCCAACGATCATCGCGAGCCCCAGCAGTTGAGGTGGCGGTGTCGGCAGTGTCAGCAGTGTCGGGCCTGGACGAGCACCTGATGCTTGGCGCCCTCTCCTCCACGCCGCCCTCGGCATCATCCACTTACACCACTGCCACAGCGGCAAAGCTGCAGCTGTCCCTGTCCAGCCCGAGGTCACCACTGCAGCCGCAAAAGCTGTTCGGcacttctgctgctgctgccgggtTTAGTCCTCAAAAGCTGCTGCATTTCTCTGGCCTTACTCGACTTCATGTG GACACGTCCTCATCGTCCGGGGCCTGTCGCGCCAGCCCCCCGGAGGGGAGGAGGGCCCTTTTCAGTGCAGACGCCGGCCGGATCAGCATGGTGGCCACCGAACTGGCCCTGGCTACTCCCTCTTACTAG
- the LOC101773670 gene encoding zinc finger CCCH domain-containing protein 3, with protein sequence MPLGKYYCDYCDKQFQDTPAARKRHLQGVQHQRARALWYDTVRHQDQHGGASSLLLPDGTLAKGVCHHFVRTGTCKYGDSCRYFHPKPDGANPSLAAPGPGPGAMVHQSNFLVSQPNLVGYQAAERNSFSGNVLGAHSSWGNLPPSLQPPPEGGYPPLPFVDWG encoded by the exons ATGCCGTTGGGGAAATACTATTGCGACTACTGCGACAAGCAGTTCCAGGACACCCCCGCCGCTCGGAAGCGCCACCTGCAGGGCGTCCAGCACCAGCGCGCCCGCGCCCTCTGGTACGATACCGTCCGCCACCAAG ATCAGCACGGCGGcgcttcctccctcctcctgccgGACGGCACCCTCGCCAAGGGCGTCTGCCACCACTTTGTCCGCACG GGGACTTGCAAGTATGGGGATTCATGTAGATACTTCCATCCCAAGCCAGATGGTGCAAATCCATCGTTAGCTGCACCAG GGCCTGGGCCTGGAGCCATGGTGCATCAGTCTAATTTTCTTGTCAGCCAACCCAATCTTGTTGGATACCAGGCAGCAGAACGAAATTCTTTCTCAG GGAACGTACTCGGTGCCCACTCCTCATGGGGCAACTTACCGCCGTCGCTGCAACCCCCTCCTGAAGGCGGCTATCCTCCCCTTCCTTTCGTCGACTGGGGCTGA
- the LOC101774078 gene encoding shaggy-related protein kinase alpha, with protein MASAGVAPSGYKHSSSTNVGADKLQDHMNELKIRDDKEVEATIINGKGTETGHIIVTTTGGKNGQPKQTVSYMAERIVGQGSFGIVFQAKCLETGETVAIKKVLQDKRYKNRELQTMRLLDHPNVVALKHCFFSTTEKDELYLNLVLEYVPETVHRVVKHHNKMNQRMPLIYVKLYMYQICRALAYIHGSIGVCHRDIKPQNLLVNPHTHQLKLCDFGSAKVLVKGEPNISYICSRYYRAPELIFGATEYTTAIDIWSAGCVLAELMLGQPLFPGESGVDQLVEIIKVLGTPTREEIKCMNPNYTEFKFPQIKAHPWHKVFHKRMPPEAVDLVSRLLQYSPNLRCTAVEALVHPFFDELRDPNTRLPNGRFLPPLFNFKPHELKGVPADIVAKLIPEHAKKQCPYVGL; from the exons ATGGCTTCAGCAGGTGTAGCCCCATCTGGGTacaagcacagcagcagcaccaaCGTTGGTGCTGATAAGTTGCAGGATCACATGAACGAGCTAAAGATTAGAGATGATAAG GAAGTTGAAGCAACCATAATTAATGGGAAAGGAACAGAAACTGGGCACATAATTGTGACTACTACTGGTGGCAAGAATGGTCAACCGAAACAG ACGGTGAGCTACATGGCTGAGCGCATTGTAGGCCAAGGTTCTTTTGGGATTGTCTTCCAG GCTAAATGCTTGGAGACGGGTGAGACTGTTGCCATAAAGAAGGTTCTTCAGGATAAGCGTTACAAGAACCGTGAGCTGCAGACCATGCGCCTTCTTGACCACCCTAATGTTGTCGCTTTGAAGCATTGCTTCTTTTCAACTACCGAGAAGGATGAACTGTATCTAAACTTGGTTCTTGAGTATGTGCCTGAGACTGTTCATCGAGTCGTGAAACATCACAACAAGATGAACCAACGTATGCCACTTATTTATGTGAAGCTGTATATGTACCAG ATATGTAGGGCACTGGCTTACATTCATGGTAGTATTGGTGTTTGCCACAGAGATATCAAGCCACAAAACCTTCTG GtgaacccacacactcaccaGCTTAAACTATGTGACTTTGGAAGTGCAAAAGTTCTGGTCAAGGGGGAACCCAACATATCATACATCTGTTCCCGATACTACAGGGCACCTGAGCTCATATTTGGTGCCACTGAGTACACTACAGCAATTGACATTTGGTCTGCTGGATGTGTTCTTGCTGAGCTTATGCTAGGGCAG CCTTTGTTTCCCGGTGAAAGTGGTGTGGACCAACTTGTTGAAATCATCAAG GTCCTTGGTACCCCTACAAGGGAAGAAATTAAATGCATGAACCCGAACTACACAGAGTTTAAATTCCCACAAATCAAAGCACACCCATGGCACAAG GTGTTTCACAAAAGGATGCCACCAGAAGCTGTTGATCTGGTCTCCCGGCTGCTCCAGTACTCCCCCAATCTGAGATGCACTGCT GTTGAGGCACTTGTTCACCCATTCTTTGATGAGCTTCGAGACCCTAATACCCGTCTTCCAAATGGCCGCTTTCTACCACCCCTTTTCAACTTCAAGCCGCATG AACTGAAAGGAGTCCCAGCAGACATTGTCGCGAAATTGATCCCAGAACACGCAAAGAAGCAATGCCCCTATGTTGGATTGTGA